Within the Deltaproteobacteria bacterium genome, the region CCCCAAGGTACAGCGTGCCGTTCCGTTTGCTGGCTAGGATGTAAACGCAGAACTGCTTGTCCACAGCGCCAAACGCCAAACTGGATTCCCGCTTTCGCGGGAATGACGGCCATAACACCGAACCACGTTACCCACAAATTTGTCGCGCACCCGTGTCTTCCCTTTCTGCCGGAGCGACTCAAAGTGCGGACAGCGCCGGCGCCGGCAATAGCTCTGGCGCACTTGCCGGCAGAGGTTATCGTTTCTGACTCAGGTGGCCGGCCGCCAGCGCCGCAGCAGCCACAGACTCCCGGCCACCCCGCCGAGCGTAAGCGCGGCGATGGCGAAGGTGAGCGCGTAGCTCAGCAGGGCGAGGACTGTCAGCACCACCGCGACCAAGGTAAAGGGCTCGCGCCCGCACACCAGCGCCAAGGTGATCACCGGCAGCAGGTGCCAAGGCCACAGTTGCGTCACCATCAGTGAGCAGAAGACCAAGCCGATCAGACAGCAGCTTTCCGCCAGCGCCGCCAGCGACGGCGCGGCCCGCCACTGGCGGGCGCCGATGGCTAGCAGTAGCGCCGCGCTGAGCCCGAAGCGGCCGACATCGAACAGGCGAAACCCCCAATCGCTGTCGAAGCCGCCGGCCGCACGCATCGCCCAGAACAGCAACGCTAGCGGTGGTGACAGCTCGGCCGGGAAGATGCCGCTGAGCTTTTCCGGATGGAGTAGTTGGCGGGCGATCATTGGCAACGCGCCCGCCAGCGGCTTGAGCAGTAGCCATCCGAGGGCGGCCGTCACCAGCGCGCCAAACGCCGCCTGGCGCGCCGCCGCGCGCACCCCCGCTGCCCTAGTAGTTGCGAGCAAGAACGCCGGAACGAAGAGCACGCTGTACCACTTGTACCAGAACGACAGCGCCAAACAGGCCAGCGCCGCAGAGCCACGCTCGCGCTGCCAACACCACAGGGCGGCAAGCAACAGCAACACCATGCCGATGTCGTTGTGCGCCGCGCCGGCCGCCTCGAACAGCAGCGCGGGGTTCCAGGCCAGCAACAGCCACGCGCCGCCGGCAGGCGCGGCGGGCTGACTCCGCCGCAGCAACGCCGCGGCAATGCCGAGGCTGCCAAGCAGCGCTAGGCCGGCCCAGGCCTTATGTAGCCACACTGCAACCCACAGCCGCTCGCCGGCGATGATCCCCACCGGCCAGCTCTGCCACATGAACAACGGCCCGTAAGCCGCCACCGGCCGCGCTAGGGCTCGCCCCAGGTAGGGCTGCCACGAGTCGGCCGGGAACTGCGTGCCCGCCACAATGAACGGGTTGGCGTGATAGTAGGCCCAGATTTTCGAGAAGAACGCGTACGCGAAGACGTCGCGCGAACCGACCGGAAAGCTGGCGAACAGCATGCCCGCGCCCAGCAGCACGACCGTGAAGGCGCAGCCGCGCGACAGCGCCACCGGGCCGATGTAGAGCGCCAAGTGCGCGGCACTCAATCCCAGGAACAGAACCAGGAACAGAACCGTTAGCCTGAGATCATCGAAGCGCTCGAAATCGTTGCTCGTCCAATCGGCGTGCAGATATGAGGCGATCAGCACGGCACCGAACAGGGCCACATGAAGAACGGGCAACACTCGCTGCCGCTGCCACCATGTGCCCGCTTGACCCGCACCGCCGCTCATAGTGGCAGCGAAGTGTAGCCGATCTATAACCGGTCTGGAACCGTTACCCGCCGGCAACGGGATGATGGTCGGGATCCGGGCATGAAACCGCGGCCCCCGAACCGTCGCGAATATACTCGTACGGCTTCCCGGATAGCGGATCTACCGGCGGTACTGCCAGATAGCCTGGGCGCATCTGCCACAGCGATAGCGGTGCCTCGCCGGTCTTCTCAATGTACGCAGCCAGCGCCGCCGTGACCAGCGCCATCCGCTGCGCACACGGGTCGGCATCGTAAACCGCCTTCACCGCGGCGCTGGGTTCCGCCGCAACTGTATCCTCACCTAGGTAATAGATGATGCCGACCTCCAGACCCGCGACGACCAGCGCCACCAGGCCGGCCAGCGCCCAATGCAAGCCGCGGTGACTGCCCGTAGCCGCAACGACATCGACGGGAACGCCCGGATCTTCCTTAATCGCCCCGGCGAACTCGAGGGCCATGCGCTGCAACTCTTGGCGTGAAGGAGTGGAGGCCACGAGTACATCCTTCGATTTCAGAGTTTGCCCTTGCTCGCGGTCAGTGCGCCATTCTGGAAGTAGTACGTGATGGTGCCTTTGCCGTGCTTACCGCGCACGTACCAATTGTACTTAGCCCCAACCTTGGTGCGCTGGACCAGCAGCGTGGCGCCTTTGGACACTCGTGGCCCCGGCAGGTTTGGAATTGCCGCCGGGCCGACCACGGTGCGGGAAAACGTCAACGTGCCGTCCACCGCTTCGAGAGCTTTGCCGGCATTGACCACGTCACTGAGGGCCGCGCGGTCAAACCCGCGTTGGCGAATCAACGTCCAGACTGGTACCGCCAAGCGCGCCAAGATCATCACGATGGCGGTGGCAACCAATAACTCGATCAGCGAGTAGCCGCGCGCGGACCCACGAAGCTGCGCCCGCAGCCGGATCGGGAAGACAGAGGCAATTCGCCGCATATAGTTGCTCATGCGACCTCCCAGCCGGAGCACGCGCAATGCCACGATCGGCGCGGGCCGGCGGCTGCAACCACCGCTAAGCGCATTATCACCGGTAGGATTCGTCGCCGGCTAGCCAGTGACGCTCTCTGCGAAAACGCCAACGCGGTGACGCCGGTGAGCTGGCCGAACGGCTTCGGGCTGCACTCTCTTGGTGCTGGCTCGGCAGCCGGGTGTACGGGATCGGGCTTGGGAACGCGGCTGGACCAAGTCGCAGGCGATCCGGGCGGCGATCCGCGCCCTAACGCGTGCACCGAAGGAAGCCGACCCGGTGCTTGAGTTGAGCGGCATAGTGCACGACGACCTACCGCCGGATTGAAGCGAACAATTCGACCGCTATCTGCAGGAGACGTTCGTTGCCGAGCCGATTGCTCACTACGGACGGCGGGGACGCCCCCGTTCGGGCGCTCGTCGATAGCGGGGCCTGGATTGCCCTGGTGCGAGCCAAGGACCAGCACCACGAGGCAGCCGATCGGCTGTTTCGGCTGGCGATCCGGCAGCACACGCGCCTATTCACCACCAACCTGATAGTGGCCGAGGTGCACCGCTTCATCCTTTTTCACATGGGCAGCCAGCCCGCGTCCCTGGTACTCGATCGCATCAACGCCAGCCCCCTGCTGTCGGTCGAATTCACCACGGCTGCTCACCATCGTAAGGCGCGGCAGTGGCTGGCCAGGTTTCCGGACCAACGCCTGACCTACACCGATGCAATGAGCTTCGCCGTGATGGAGGCCAACCGCTGCACCACCGCCATGGGGTTTGATCACGACTTCGAGGCGGCCGGGTTCTCGCTCTGGCGCCCGTAGGGTCGAGCAGCCGGTTCTTGACTAACGGGCGTTGGTTTCCTAGCTAACACGGCTGTGGCCGCCCACACCGCCAAGGTCCGTCCGAAACGTGCGCGGGCACGTGAGCCGATCTCGCCGACCCGTGAGGTGATCCTAGACACCGCCGAACGGTTGTTTGCCCAGCGTGGCGTCGACGGCGTGGCGTTGCGTGATCTGGCCCGTGAGATGAACCTGACGGCGCCCAGCCTATACAATCATTTCGCCAGCAAGCAGGCGCTCTACGAGGCGGTGATCGAACGCGGCCTGCGGCCGGTCATGGAGGGGGTGGTCGAGGCCTGGCACCCGGGCACGCTGCGAATCGAGCAGATGCGCAGCAACGTCGACCGGCTGGTAACCCATCTGGCCGCGCACCCGCACCTCGCCCGCCTGCTCCAGCGCGCCTTGCTCGAGGAAGCTGGCACCGTCAAGAAGCTCATCCTGCGCTGGATGACGCCGATCTACCGCGAGGGCATGGCGGTGATGCGCGAGACTGCCGGTGCCGCCGGCTGGGAGCCCGAGGAGGTGCCCTATCTCGGCGTCGGCCTATTCGGCATGATCTTCGGGTATTTTACCAACGCCGCCCTGTGGCAGACCGTGGCCGGGCGCTCAGGTGATGTGACCGCACCTCGTGTGATTGCGACGCAGCGCCGCTTTCTCGAAAAAGCCCTCTATCGGCTGATGGGGCCGCAGACCAAGAACGGCAACGACGCGCGTAATCGGCGCGCCGTTAGATCTACCGGCGCGCCGCTCTGAGTCGCAACCGCCCTCAGCAGGGCGCCAGCCCGGGACGCATGAAACCCGGCGGGCAGCAGCGACACGGTGTTTGCTCTGGAATGCAGAACACCATGTTGGTCGACGCCCCCGTAACCTCCGGATTCGCGCAGCCGCGCGACGGTCGCCAGCTCCTGCCCGGCTGTATAGTAGGCGCGCCACGAATACTGCAGTTGCTCGCGAACCGCCGCGGCAACGCTGGCGGCTATTTCAGCAACCCTCTCGGGCTGAGTGCCGTCTTGCACCGACACGATCACTTCGCCGGCGAGGAAACCCTCGGCGCAACACTTGAACTCGACATACGGCCCCGGTCCTTGCAGCACCGCCCCTGCCCGCTCTGGCGGGAATAGTGGACGAGCGCTACAACAGCCCGGTGATCTTGGTAACTGGAGCTACGGGGTTTCTTGGCAGTCACGTAGCGGAGGCTTTGCTCGCCCGTGGCGAGGCGGTGCGCCTGCTGGCGCGACGTCCCGAAGCGGCAGCCTGGCTGGTGGGGCGCGGTGCCCAATGCGTCGCCGGCGATCTCAGCTCGGCAGCGGCGCTGGCGGCGGCGGTGCGCGGCTGCCGCGCCGTGGTCCATTGTGCCGCCTTGGCTGCCGACTGGGGACCCTGGCAGGCCTTTCGTGAGGCCAACGACCACGGCGTGGCGCGACTGCTCGAAGCGTGCCGGGACCAAGCGCTCGCTCGCTTCGTCCACATCAGCACCGCCGACGTCTACGGTTATCCCGATTGCGACGGCCTCGATGAAGCAACGCCGTGGCGCGACCGCGGTTTTCCCTACAACTCGACCAAGATCGCCGGCGAACGGCACGCACAAGCGGCGCAGCGCGCCGGGCTGCCGGTCACCGTCATTCGTCCGGGAAACATTTACGGCCCGCGCTCGATCAGCTTCGGCAGCGAGCTGGTGGCGGCGATCAAGAGTGGCGCGCCGCTGATCCGCGGCGGCCGCGTCAATGCCGGTTTGGTGTACGTCGACAACGTCGTCGCCCTCATTCTGATGGCGCTGGATCAGCCGGCGGCTGTGGGCGCAACGTTTCATAGCGTCGACGATGACGGGCACACTTGGCGTGAGTACTTCACGGCGCTGTGCCGCGGCCTCGACCTGCCGCTTCCGCAGCGCTCGTTGCCGCGCTCGCTGGCGTACGCGCTGGCAACGCTGATGGAATGGGGCGCGCGCGCCCGGCGCCAGCAACGGCGCCCGCTGCTCACGCGCACCGCCGTCGAGTTGCTCGGCACCCGCCAGGGCTTCTCGATGGCGCGTGCCCGCCGGCAGCTCGGTTTTGTTCCCGCCGTCGGCTTCGAGGAGGGTTTGGCCCGCACCGTCGCCTGGCTACGAACACAATCCGCGCCCGGCAGCTCCACCGTAACCCCAGTGCCGCCGACCGCATGAACCCAGCGCTTCCGCTTGCCTGCTCGGCCAGCTGGTATTTGCCGCCGCGGGCCACGTCCGGCTTCGGCACCCATCTGGGGCAGGGATGAACGCCGCGGCCGGCGAGCATTGGCAGGCCGTGCTCAAGCACGCGCTGGCCGGGCATGACGCCCGCATACTCGCCCGGGTGCCGAAAACCGACCTGCACTGTCACGGCCTGCTGTCGGCGCCGCTGTCGGTTTACGAGCGCCTGTTGGGGCATCCGCTACCACCGCCACCGGCTGCGTTCGCTGATTTCAGCGCCTTCATCAGCTACATCACCGCCAATCTCCTACCGGCGCTCACCGGCCGTGGTGCGGTGCAAGCGGTGATGCGTGCCGCCTTCGATCGGCTGGCGGACGAGGGCGTGGTGTACGCCGAGATGAGCTTCGATCTGCTGGTGCCCGACTTGATCGGCGTCGAAGTCGAGGAGTTCGCGGCCGTGCTGGCGGCCGAGATCGAACGCGTAGCCGGCCGCATCACGATTGCCCCGGAAGTGGGGATAAACCGCAAGCTGCCGGCGGACGCCGCCGAGCCGCGCCTGCGGGCGTGGATCGCGACGGGCGTCTGCCGCGGCATCGATCTCTACGACGACGAGTCCTACGGTGAGGTCGAGGACTTCGTTCCGCTCTACCGCCTCGCCGAAGCCCGCGGCCTCAAGCTGAAGGCGCACGCGGGCGAGCTGTGCGGGCCGAAGCGGGTGCGCGAGAGCGTCGAGAAGCTCAATCTGCACGCCGTGCAGCACGGTGTGCGCGCGGCCGAGAGCCCGGAGGTGACGCAGCTGCTCGCCGAGCGCGGCACGCTGCTGCACTTGTGCCCCACCAGCAACGTCGCCCTCGGTGTCTGCGATACGCTGGAGAATCACCCCGCGCGCCAGCTGTTTGCGCAGGGTGTCAAGATCACCGTGAACTCGGACGACTTCACCCTCTTCGGCGTCGGCGTCTGTGACGAGCTGCTCAACCTCAGCCGCATGGGCTTCTCGCCCGACGAGATCGTGCAGATCGTCGAGAACGGCCTGGGCGAGCAGCCGCCCAAAGCGTAATCAGGGACAACCGGACGCCGGCCGCGCCAGCGTTGCGGCTGCTGATCAACCACAACCGTTGAGGGCGTTGTTCACTGCCATCACCAGCTCGTCAACGGTCACCTCGCCGTCCAGGTTGGCGTCGAACACCGGACAAGGCTCATCGCTGAACGTGCCGAGCGCGATGTTGACGCCGGTGACGAGTTCATCGACGGTGACGTTGCCGTCGCCGTCGCAATCGCCGGTGCAACCGGGTCCGATGCTGGCCGCGAGCGGAATCACGACCATGTTCCCGGATACGTCATCGGTGACGGTGATACTGGCGGCGTGGTCGCCGCCAGCGAGGCCGGCGTCGTCGACGATGCCGACGGTAATCTCATTCGGTGTCAGTCCCTCGGCATGGCTCAGTTGCACCCACCGCTCGCTGGCTGAGGCGCGCCAGCGCAGTGGATTGCCGGCGGGGTTATCGACAAACAGCCGCGCGTTGCTGCGGCCCGCGCTGGGTTCAAGGCTGAGCAGCAGGGGCTCGACCTTCAACTCATCGGGCGGCGGCGGCACCTCGGCCGGGTCGGCCACGATCTCAATCTCGATCGCGGCGCTGGCCACGCCGCCTTCGCCGTCGTTGGCTTCTGCTGTGACCGTGTGCACGCCGACGCTGAGCTCGGCCGCACTCAGCGTGCGCCCGTTGCCGAGCACGCCATCGCGATCCGAGCGCCACAACATCCGCGCGCCGCTCAGCGCTCCGACCTCGACGTCGTAACCGTCGGCCTCGAACGCCACGGTCTGCTCTGCACCGAAGACGGCCCCGTTGGCGGGCGCGACGATGGCCACTTGCGGCAGGTGGTTGGGGACGGTGAAAGGCGCATCGGAGACGTCGCTTGCCGTATGAATGCCGTCGCTCGCCCATACTCGGATCAGCGCCTGCGCCCCGCCGGGGATCGTGCTCGCGTCCAGCTCGATGCTGGTTTCAGTCAGGCCGCGAGCGACCGACTGCCAGCTGGTGCCGTTGTCGCGGCTGTACTCGACGTGGAAGACCAGCGGGTCACCGTCTTCATCGCTGGCCGACCAGCTGACCGGAACCGTCGCGCCGGTGAAGACCTCGCCGCCGTTGGGCGATTGCACCGTCACCTGCGGCGCGGCCGCTCCCGCCTGGACAGTGGTCAGCAATGCCCCGCCGGGACCCTCGATATCGACCCGAACCGTGCCCTCGACAAAGGGCACCATTTCGTCGATGAACAGAACCTCAACGTCACGCTCAGTTTCATCCGGTGCCGCACTACCGCGGCCGGCAGCGCCGGTGGACGGCGTGAACGGATACCGCGCCAGGACCGCTCCGTCGGCGTCGCGCAACACGATGGCGTAGTCGCCCGCAATCGGGCCCGGGACCTCGCCGTCGACCGGAATCACAAACAGTGGCTCCAACTCGACCTCGTTCGTGGCCGGATCGATGCTCCCCACCACCAGCAGACGGTCACCGGCGCTGGCTGCCGCCCCGGCTTGCAGCCCGGCCGAGCATGCGGCCTCCCTCATCCAGTCGGGGAACTTGTAGTCGACGAGCATGCACTTCTGCAGGTAGTTCATCAGGCCGTGGTGGGTGAAGTCGCTGATCCACTGGTACGGGCAGTAGGTCATCACGTCGCGCCAGTCGGGCCCATAGACCTGCAGCCGCGCGGCGTTGAAGCCATAGAGCGCGGTCGGGCCCGACAACGTCTTGCTGATGCGGCCTTGCGAATAGGGGTACGACTTGCCGTCCTTGGCGCCGCAGTACTGAGCGTGATAGCGCCCAAAGGCGTGAGCCAGTTCGTGGCCGCCGTACCAGTCCCCGTAGCTGCCATCGAAGTCCCAGCCCCTGCTGTCCGAGCCCGTGGGCCCCGATGCGACGGAGGAAGGCATGGTTCCTGAACAGCCACGCATGAACCCGCCGCCGTCGGGCACCATGCCGTAGTAACGCGCCCAGCCGGGGACGTTATCCTTGCCGTGCGCCAGGTCCCAATTCCTCTCGGCCTTCAGGAAGGCGTTGACCTTCTTGCACGAGGATGGATGCTTGCTGAAACCGTGCTGCCGGATCCAGAACTCGATGTCGTTGACCGGGAACGCCGAGGCGATCCACTTCAGCATCAGCTTCACGTCATTGCCGGGAACCGGATAGATGTAGTCCCCGGATTTGTAGGTGAGGGCGTACATCACCAGGCTGGGCCCCGGCACCGACTCAAACTTCACGGTGGTCGTGATGTCGTTGTTGGCGTAGTTGGTCTCGGGCACCACGAACCCCGGATTCACCCGGGCCGTGATCTTGACGGTCCCCGAGGTGAAGAAGCTCGGCAATTCGAACAGAAAAGCATGATCAAGCACGCTGCGATCGGGGTAGGGCCGAACCTTGATATGGGCCGCCGGAGCGGTCTTGTTGATCGGCAGCACGCCCTTCGAGATGACCCCGTACTCGACCACGATGCGGGCGGCGGCTGTAACCACGTTCTTGGTCGAGCGCACATG harbors:
- a CDS encoding PIN domain-containing protein encodes the protein MPSRLLTTDGGDAPVRALVDSGAWIALVRAKDQHHEAADRLFRLAIRQHTRLFTTNLIVAEVHRFILFHMGSQPASLVLDRINASPLLSVEFTTAAHHRKARQWLARFPDQRLTYTDAMSFAVMEANRCTTAMGFDHDFEAAGFSLWRP
- a CDS encoding TetR/AcrR family transcriptional regulator produces the protein MILDTAERLFAQRGVDGVALRDLAREMNLTAPSLYNHFASKQALYEAVIERGLRPVMEGVVEAWHPGTLRIEQMRSNVDRLVTHLAAHPHLARLLQRALLEEAGTVKKLILRWMTPIYREGMAVMRETAGAAGWEPEEVPYLGVGLFGMIFGYFTNAALWQTVAGRSGDVTAPRVIATQRRFLEKALYRLMGPQTKNGNDARNRRAVRSTGAPL
- a CDS encoding NAD-dependent epimerase/dehydratase family protein produces the protein MDERYNSPVILVTGATGFLGSHVAEALLARGEAVRLLARRPEAAAWLVGRGAQCVAGDLSSAAALAAAVRGCRAVVHCAALAADWGPWQAFREANDHGVARLLEACRDQALARFVHISTADVYGYPDCDGLDEATPWRDRGFPYNSTKIAGERHAQAAQRAGLPVTVIRPGNIYGPRSISFGSELVAAIKSGAPLIRGGRVNAGLVYVDNVVALILMALDQPAAVGATFHSVDDDGHTWREYFTALCRGLDLPLPQRSLPRSLAYALATLMEWGARARRQQRRPLLTRTAVELLGTRQGFSMARARRQLGFVPAVGFEEGLARTVAWLRTQSAPGSSTVTPVPPTA
- a CDS encoding type II secretion system protein; this translates as MSNYMRRIASVFPIRLRAQLRGSARGYSLIELLVATAIVMILARLAVPVWTLIRQRGFDRAALSDVVNAGKALEAVDGTLTFSRTVVGPAAIPNLPGPRVSKGATLLVQRTKVGAKYNWYVRGKHGKGTITYYFQNGALTASKGKL